The region CCACCCCGAGCAGCTCAGCCCCCGCGATGAGCGAGAAGATGATGATGACGGGGGAGAGCCCCACGCTCTTTCCCACCAGCGTGGGCACGATGATCTTGCCCTCCGCCAGGAAGACGCAGTACATCGAGCCGAGCACGATCAGGCCCTTCACCAGGCCGCCGCTCACGGGCATGAAGAAGGCCACGAGAAAGGCCGGAACCATGCCCAGCGGGGTGCCGATGTAGGGGATGAGGTTGATCACGCCGGCGAACAGGCCGATGAGAATCGCGTAGGGGAGACCGAGGATCTCGAGCACCACCGAGATGCTGAGCCCCACCACCGTGGCTACGGCCAGCTGACCGCGGATGTAGCGGGCCAGCACGTCATCGATCTTGTCGATGAGCTCCTTGGCTTCCGCTCGTCGAGACGATGGGAACAGGTGCATGAATCCGAGGCGGAGGGTCTCGGTGTCGACGAGCAGGTAGAAGGTGAGCACCGGGATGATGAAGAGCACGGCCACCGCCCCCAGCAGGCGACCCATGAGCTGCGGCAGCGCGTTGAGCGCGTTGACCGCGAACGATGCGGCCTGGGCTGAAGCGCGCGAGAGGTAGTCTGGTACGGTGTCGGCCGCTTCTGGTGGGAGTCGCGCGATGAGCCAGGTGCGTGCCTCCTCGGCCTGGGCGCGCAGCTGCATCTCCAACGTGGGGAGCCCTGTGGTCAGCAGGGCTTTGAACTCTCGTATCACCACGGGCACGACGAACGAGATCACCAGAACGATGAGGCAGATGAGAATGATGTACACCACCGCGATGGCGAGCACCCAGGGCAGCCCCCGTCGCAGCACATGCACCTGCCAGTAGTTCGTGCTCACGGCGCGGGCCTCGCGATTGAGCCACCCCTTGGGGATGTGCAG is a window of Pseudomonadota bacterium DNA encoding:
- a CDS encoding AI-2E family transporter, producing MHVPTMTQSEHLKKRILSICYVLSVVALAYVGLRALMFIEHAVLLLLASVLLAYLLKPMVAVLHRPLTLHIPKGWLNREARAVSTNYWQVHVLRRGLPWVLAIAVVYIILICLIVLVISFVVPVVIREFKALLTTGLPTLEMQLRAQAEEARTWLIARLPPEAADTVPDYLSRASAQAASFAVNALNALPQLMGRLLGAVAVLFIIPVLTFYLLVDTETLRLGFMHLFPSSRRAEAKELIDKIDDVLARYIRGQLAVATVVGLSISVVLEILGLPYAILIGLFAGVINLIPYIGTPLGMVPAFLVAFFMPVSGGLVKGLIVLGSMYCVFLAEGKIIVPTLVGKSVGLSPVIIIFSLIAGAELLGVAGMLLAVPTASIVRVVVLHMVEKREQAEATHHSPFLHERGPTSAA